ACGAGGCCGTGTAAGTGCAGCGTTCCATTCCTCTCTGTCTAAGACTTGCCGTTGACATCATGGCAGTGTCTCCAAGGAACTCGCCATTGACCACGAGGGTCAACGTCGCAAGGTGAGCCTCGCTGAGAACGTTGAGGGCGAGATTCAGAACCCCCTCAATGGCGTTCCGCGAGCGGCTCTTCTCGAGAGAGTCGAAAAGTTCCACCGCGACAAGGGCCTGCCGGCCGACATGTTGCCCCTGCTGCGCAAGggtgccctcgtcgcccagaaCCCCTCCGGCTTCGAGACCTTGGAtgacctcgacgatgacgacaagcTTGTCCTGAGGGAAGAGGTCACTCACCGCTGGAAACATCCGTGGGCGCTTTACTATACCATCTTCCTCAACTCCATTGCTGCGGCTATCCAGGGTTGGGATCAGGTAGGTTACACTACACCAGGCAGATTTGGCACAAGGCTTGTACAGACCACTGAGATATCGCTTAGACCGGCTCCAATGGCGCCAACTTGTCTTTCCCCGTAGCCCTGGGAATTCCGGACTCGGTTCCCGACTGCGGCCCCGTGGCCAGCGAGGGGGAGTGCGCCAAGAACAGCTGGATCATTggcctcgtcaacgccatgcCTTACATTACCATCTGCCTGTTGTAAGTGAATTTGTTGTTTCCGCTTGGACTTGAGCTGTGCTGACTGGACAGCGCCGGCTGGATCTCTGACCCTCTCAACGACCTGTTgggccgccgtggcgtcATCTTTGtggccgccatcttctcccTACTTGCTCCCTTTGGCATGGCGGTTTCTCAGACCtggcagcagctgctcgtgTGCCGGTAAGTTGATTAATTCTGCCTCTCCGACCAGCGCAATGTATTTACTGGGCTTAGTATGCTTCTTGGAATTGGCATGGGTCTAAAGGAGGTGACTGTCCCGGTCTTCTCGGCCGAGAACTCACCCGCCTCCATCCGCGGTGGTCTTGTCATGTCTTGGCAGGTCTGGACGGCTTTTGGTGAGCAAAGCATAGTTCTCTACCTTGTCAACCGCGGCTAATTCTTTAGGCATTTTCCTGGGCACATGTGCCAACCTGGCCGTCGGCAAGACTGGCGATATTGCCTGGCGCCTCCAGCTTGGCTCTGCTTTCATTCCCGCCGTCCCGCTTGTCATCGGCACATACTTCTGCCCTGAGAGCCCTCGATGGCTGATCAAGAAGAACAAGTTCGAGAAGGCTTGGCGCTCACTCCTGAGGCTCCGCAACACCCCTCTCCAGGCTGCCCGAGACCTGTTCTACATCAAcgtgctcctcgagcaggaggaTGTGCTCGTGGAAGAGGCTGGACTCAAGGTCACAAGCAACTTGTTCACTCGCTTTGTCGAGCTCTTCACCATCCCACGCATTCGCCGCGCCACGTGGGCCGCCGGTATCGTCATGATTGCGCAGCAGATGTGCGGAATCAATATTGTCGCATTCTACAGCAGCACCATCTTCAAGCAGAGTGGCATCGACGACTATACCGCGCTGTGGGCCAGCTTCGGCTTTGGCCTGATCAACTTCATCTTTGCCTGGCCTGCCGTCTGGACCATTGACACCTTTGGTCGCCGCACTCTTCTCCTGTTCACGTTCCCCAACATGTTCTGGACCTTGCTGGGTAAGTCACACGCGCCTTGAACGAGCGACCACATGGCGCTAACTTGTTGATTCAGCTGCCGGCCTTTGCTACCTCATCGAACCCGATGTCGAGCACAGCACGGCTCGCATTGCTGCCGTGGCCACTTTTGTCTACCTCTTTGCTGCCTTCTACTCACCCGGTAAGTACTCAATGCGGAGCGCAGTCAAGAGGACTCGTTGCTGATGAGATAATAGGCGAGGGACCCGTTCCCTTCATGTACT
This sequence is a window from Purpureocillium takamizusanense chromosome 8, complete sequence. Protein-coding genes within it:
- a CDS encoding uncharacterized protein (TransMembrane:10 (o171-191i203-225o266-284i291-312o388-411i423-443o455-475i487-504o524-544i556-575o)~COG:P~EggNog:ENOG503NURJ), coding for MSDHERKVAEERDEAVVSKELAIDHEGQRRKVSLAENVEGEIQNPLNGVPRAALLERVEKFHRDKGLPADMLPLLRKGALVAQNPSGFETLDDLDDDDKLVLREEVTHRWKHPWALYYTIFLNSIAAAIQGWDQTGSNGANLSFPVALGIPDSVPDCGPVASEGECAKNSWIIGLVNAMPYITICLFAGWISDPLNDLLGRRGVIFVAAIFSLLAPFGMAVSQTWQQLLVCRMLLGIGMGLKEVTVPVFSAENSPASIRGGLVMSWQVWTAFGIFLGTCANLAVGKTGDIAWRLQLGSAFIPAVPLVIGTYFCPESPRWLIKKNKFEKAWRSLLRLRNTPLQAARDLFYINVLLEQEDVLVEEAGLKVTSNLFTRFVELFTIPRIRRATWAAGIVMIAQQMCGINIVAFYSSTIFKQSGIDDYTALWASFGFGLINFIFAWPAVWTIDTFGRRTLLLFTFPNMFWTLLAAGLCYLIEPDVEHSTARIAAVATFVYLFAAFYSPGEGPVPFMYSAEVFPLSHREVGMSWAVATNNFWASVLSLTFPRMLTAMTSTGAFCFYAGLNLVALVLIFLFVPETKQKTLEELDYVFAVPDRTHAKYQLFTVLPWWIKRWTCVDRTAVCPDLYKDETQGPKA